A DNA window from Hevea brasiliensis isolate MT/VB/25A 57/8 chromosome 2, ASM3005281v1, whole genome shotgun sequence contains the following coding sequences:
- the LOC110663330 gene encoding transcription factor MYB80, which yields MGRIPCCEKDNVKRGQWTPEEDNKLSSYIAQHGTRNWRLIPKNAGLQRCGKSCRLRWTNYLRPDLKHGQFSDAEEQTIVKLHSVVGNRWSLIAAQLPGRTDNDVKNHWNTKLKKKLSGMGIDPVTHKPFSHLMAEIATTLAPPQVAHLAEAALGCFKDEMLHLLTKKRIDFQLQQPNSNAAPGNTTLPYIVSKHDENDDTIEKIKLGLSRAMQEPSMLPPNKTWDSAGATSANFAGECSDFPASITGFQCGPSSFGNEGAVSPWSQSMCTGSTFTAGDPQGQLHEKLERENGEDSEGGKEIRNGPSIFNTDCVLWDLPSDVLMNPIV from the exons ATGGGTAGGATTCCATGTTGTGAGAAGGATAACGTGAAAAGGGGGCAATGGACTCCTGAGGAAGACAACAAACTCTCCTCTTACATCGCCCAACACGGCACCCGGAACTGGCGTCTCATCCCCAAGAATGCTG GACTCCAAAGATGTGGGAAGAGTTGTAGGCTCAGGTGGACTAATTATCTTCGTCCTGATCTCAAGCATGGCCAATTCTCCGATGCTGAAGAACAAACCATCGTCAAGCTTCATTCTGTTGTTGGCAACCG ATGGTCATTAATAGCAGCTCAGCTTCCCGGCCGAACCGACAATGATGTTAAGAATCACTGGAACACTAAGCTGAAAAAGAAGCTTTCAGGTATGGGTATTGATCCTGTCACCCACAAACCCTTCTCACACCTCATGGCTGAGATCGCCACCACACTGGCACCGCCACAGGTGGCTCACCTAGCAGAAGCAGCTTTGGGTTGCTTTAAGGATGAAATGCTTCACCTGCTCACTAAAAAGCGCATCGACTTCCAGCTGCAACAGCCGAACTCGAATGCAGCACCAGGGAACACCACATTGCCTTACATTGTCAGCAAACATGATGAGAATGATGATACCattgagaaaatcaagcttggttTATCAAGGGCTATGCAGGAACCTAGCATGCTACCACCAAATAAGACTTGGGACTCAGCTGGTGCAACATCTGCAAATTTTGCAGGGGAATGTAGTGATTTCCCTGCATCAATAACTGGATTTCAATGCGGCCCGTCTTCTTTCGGTAACGAAGGGGCTGTGTCACCGTGGAGCCAGAGTATGTGCACTGGAAGCACATTTACAGCAGGGGATCCACAAGGCCAGTTGCATGAAAAACTAGAGCGTGAAAATGGAGAGGATTCTGAGGGAGGAAAAGAGATCAGGAATGGCCCCAGCATATTCAATACAGACTGTGTATTATGGGATTTACCATCTGATGTTTTAATGAATCCTATAGTTTAA